The stretch of DNA TCAGCCCGTCCGCGTCGTCGGTGAGGAAGGTCGTGCCGTTGCGCATCGCCTCGGCGGCGCTCTTGGCCTCATACTGCTCCGCCGGCCAGCCGACCCGGGCGAGCGCCGCGCGGGCCCGCTGCGGATCGAGATCGGCGATGCCGACGACGTGCAGGCCCGGCGTGCGCGGCGCCTGCGACAGGAACATCGAGCCGAACTTGCCGGCCCCGATCACCCCGATCCGCACCGGATGGCCGGCCGCCGCCCGCGCGGCGAGCGTGTGGTACAGGCTCATGTCCCCTCCCCCGGGCAGCCGCCCTTCGTGTTTCCTGTCGGCGCGCGTGGCGGGCGCCGTTGCGGCAAGCGTCACGGATCGGCAGCATGCGGTCAACCGGCGCGGATCGCCGGGCGGGGATGGGATACGGACATGGCCTTCACCTTCGCGCGGCTGACCCCGGAACTCCTGATCACCGACCTGACCCGAAGCCTGTATTTCTGGGTCGACATGATCGGATTCCGGGTCGCCTACGACCGGCCGGAGGAGGGCTTCGCCTATCTCGACCTCGACGGGGCGCAGGTGATGCTGGAGACGCGCCACCCCGCCTCGCGGCAATGGCTGACCGGCCCGCTGGAGGCGCCGCTGGGACG from Methylobacterium aquaticum encodes:
- a CDS encoding bleomycin resistance protein, whose product is MAFTFARLTPELLITDLTRSLYFWVDMIGFRVAYDRPEEGFAYLDLDGAQVMLETRHPASRQWLTGPLEAPLGRGINFEIAVSAVEPILARLEAAGWPLFMAVEDKWYRAGEVEMGQRQFLVQDPDGYLLRPAASLGSRPVGAR